A stretch of the Panthera uncia isolate 11264 chromosome D1, Puncia_PCG_1.0, whole genome shotgun sequence genome encodes the following:
- the B3GAT1 gene encoding galactosylgalactosylxylosylprotein 3-beta-glucuronosyltransferase 1 produces MPKRRDILAIVLIVLPWTLLVTVWHQSTIAPLLTAHKDDGSDPRRDVPQGADPREYCMSDRDIVEVVRTEYVYTRPPPWSDTLPTIHVVTPTYSRPVQKAELTRLANTLLHVPNLHWLVVEDAPRRTPLTARLLRDTGLNYTHLHVETPRNYKLRGDARDPRIPRGTMQRNLALRWLRETFPRNTSQPGVVYFADDDNTYSLELFEEMRSTRRVSVWPVAFVGGLRYEAPRVNGAGKVVGWKTVFDPHRPFAIDMAGFAVNLRLILQRSQAYFKLRGVKGGYQESSLLRELVTLNDLEPKAANCTKILVWHTRTEKPVLVNEGKKGFTDPTVEI; encoded by the exons ATGCCGAAAAGACGGGACATCCTTGCGATCGTCCTCATCGTACTGCCCTGGACACTGCTTGTCACCGTGTGGCACCAGAGCACCATCGCGCCTCTGCTCACCGCACACAAGG ATGACGGTAGTGACCCCCGGCGCGACGTGCCTCAGGGCGCCGACCCCAGGGAATACTGCATGTCCGACCGCGACATCGTGGAGGTGGTGCGCACCGAGTATGTGTACACGCGGCCCCCGCCGTGGTCCGACACGCTGCCCACCATCCACGTGGTGACGCCCACCTACAGCCGCCCCGTGCAGAAGGCCGAGCTGACACGCTTGGCCAACACGCTGCTGCACGTGCCCAACCTGCACTGGCTGGTGGTGGAGGATGCGCCGCGCCGGACGCCGCTGACCGCGCGTCTGCTACGCGACACCGGCCTCAACTACACCCATCTGCACGTGGAGACGCCCCGTAACTACAAGCTGCGCGGCGACGCCCGTGACCCGCGCATCCCGCGGGGCACAATGCAGCGCAACCTGGCCCTGCGCTGGCTGCGGGAGACCTTCCCGCGCAACACCAGCCAACCGGGTGTGGTGTACTTCGCTGACGATGACAACACCTACAGTCTGGAGCTCTTTGAGGAG ATGCGCAGCACCAGGAGGGTGTCTGTGTGGCCCGTTGCCTTCGTTGGTGGCCTTCGGTACGAGGCCCCACGGGTCAACGGGGCTGGGAAGGTGGTCGGCTGGAAGACAGTGTTTGACCCGCACCGACCATTTGCAATAGACATGGCTGGATTTGCAGTCAACCTGAGGCTCATTCTACAGCGTAGCCAGGCCTACTTCAAGCTGCGTGGTGTGAAGGGAGGCTACCAGGAAAGCAGCCTCCTCCGAGAACTTGTTACCCTCAATGACCTGGAGCCCAAGGCAGCCAACTGCACCAAG ATCCTGGTCTGGCACACACGGACAGAGAAGCCGGTGCTGGTGAACGAGGGGAAAAAAGGCTTCACTGACCCCACTGTGGAGATCTGA